A single window of Anopheles moucheti chromosome 2, idAnoMoucSN_F20_07, whole genome shotgun sequence DNA harbors:
- the LOC128300400 gene encoding LOW QUALITY PROTEIN: protein Son-like (The sequence of the model RefSeq protein was modified relative to this genomic sequence to represent the inferred CDS: substituted 1 base at 1 genomic stop codon): protein MSANNDAPDKQKGDKSQDIFPLNIKIKQEKTTSYEDSSKSETVDKLSIDVNLKNIFSTTITSCSGTEKSSEKVVDVKPAIEPLKSSNEILTELFRVFNAAPPEIIEDDSNDAVEQEKKKKKHKHKKKTKKKKGSESDSGEEEVEHPAEDGEKRVKKKKIKKEKDRDRKREKHKRSKHRIGETLLVTVKQEPVDDVDKASKQRDDEKLKENGKTKEAKPEETKQPLKSKIQIKSLKDSAIFKELATSSSQPTERHHERHHHERDKPSHHKLSRSDLRKRRTSETEFSMSDDDENKKGRYYDFYQKKYNSFYAGFEEENERKRQDRKRDRHSEDRSRRHRSNTFSRSRSRSRSRSHSTEQIDKQKLLEIARKNAINMLKKGTLPGAQNLDGESKAKLISKMHASGKSIEELTAFCKKISHKDNANDLSSVSSDESDHDADGANKAFHHPFQLKESAPIVMNIRNATTIQPKSAEEKKALLMQFPVSSGAHHRSSETEWIPVEPKKALPTTKAASTVDCGGTGGGPSFGNKTKPKPILPPSSTFVPQQSPAPDFSVPQASPLVPSIVPPPAPPAIPPLMQQHVGHMPVAPIGPPSYPSNDTVIPYHSPYLPPGNSKMPQHTHPTPSHVQPFNNVTTPDTSMNLPVDTSIPPPNMNPLGVAQHQESQQRPLFTPGLGASHPHSHLGPGSDNIFNTQSDAPIIDVSQIVSQRLNAMRRXSGSSRRKHTLPDLPYDFGALEPVICREIMELHHQKHHNAYVTNLNAAEEQLQDAVAKKDVSKIIQLGNAIKFNGGGHINHSIFWKNLSPDRSDPSADLQKALNRDFQSMENFKKEMKAAAVAVQGSGWAWLGYNKKTKLLQIAACPNQDPLEATTGLVPLLGIDVWEHAYYLQYKNLRPNYVDAVFDVVNWKDVSERLAKAQ from the exons GTCGATCGATGTAAATCTGAAGAACATTTTCTCGACCACTATCACCAGCTGCAGCGGCACGGAAAAAAGCTCGGAAAAAGTGGTGGACGTGAAGCCTGCGATCGAACCACTGAAATCGTCCAACGAAATCCTCACAGAACTTTTCCGAGTGTTCAATGCTGCCCCACCGGAAATTATAGAAGATGACTCCAACGATGCCGTAgagcaggaaaagaaaaagaagaaacacaaacacaagaaaaaaaccaaaaagaaaaaggggaGTGAAAGTGACTCCGGTGAAGAGGAAGTTGAGCATCCAGCTGAAGATGGTGAGAAACGggtaaaaaagaagaaaatcaagaaagaaaaagaccGTGACCGAAAACGTGAAAAGCACAAGCGAAGTAAACACCGGATTGGTGAAACGTTACTGGTGACGGTGAAGCAGGAACCTGTAGACGATGTTGACAAAGCTTCAAAACAACGCGACGATGAAAAGTTGAAAGAAAACGGTAAAACAAAGGAAGCAAAACCCGAGGAAACTAAACAACCTTTGAAGAGCAAGATACAAATCAAAAGCCTGAAGGATAGCGCTATTTTCAAGGAACTTGCGACTAGTTCTTCTCAACCAACAGAACGTCATCATGAGCGACACCATCACGAACGTGATAAACCTTCGCATCATAAATTGTCCCGGAGCGATCTGCGCAAACGGAGGACTTCTGAGACAGAATTTTCGATGTCGGATGACGAtgagaacaaaaaaggaaggtaCTATGATTTCTATCAAAAAAAGTACAACTCTTTCTATGCTgggtttgaagaagaaaatgaacgaaaaagGCAAGACAGGAAGCGTGACCGACATAGCGAGGATCGCTCTAGACGTCATCGTTCGAATACGTTTTCCCGATCACGTTCCCGCTCGCGCTCACGATCCCACTCTACGGAGCAGATAGATAAGCAGAAGCTGCTCGAAATTGCCCGCAAGAATGCCATCAATATGCTGAAAAAAGGAACCCTGCCGGGTGCTCAAAATTTAGACGGGGAGTCCAAAGCAAAGCTTATCTCGAAAATGCATGCCagcggaaaaagcatcgaaGAGCTGACCGCATTCTGCAAGAAAATTTCCCACAAGGACAATGCGAACGATCTGTCCAGCGTATCATCTGACGAGAGCGATCACGATGCGGACGGAGCAAACAAAGCGTTTCATCATCCATTTCAACTGAAAGAATCGGCTCCAATTGTGATGAACATTCGCAATGCTACCACAATTCAGCCAAAGTCGGCCGAAGAGAAAAAGGCGCTACTAATGCAGTTTCCAGTATCATCCGGGGCGCATCATCGCAGCTCGGAAACGGAATGGATTCCGGTGGAGCCGAAAAAGGCACTTCCAACAACCAAAGCTGCGTCAACCGTTGACTGCGGAGGCACTGGAGGTGGACCCAGctttggaaacaaaacaaaaccgaaacctATCCTGCCACCTTCATCCACGTTTGTGCCACAACAAAGCCCTGCGCCAGATTTCTCTGTACCGCAAGCTTCGCCATTAGTCCCAAGTATAGTCCCTCCCCCTGCCCCTCCAGCGATACCGCCACTAATGCAACAGCATGTTGGACATATGCCTGTGGCCCCGATTGGTCCACCATCCTACCCATCGAACGATACTGTTATACCGTATCATTCGCCATACCTTCCACCGGGAAATTCGAAAATGCCACAACACACGCACCCGACGCCTTCCCATGTACAACCGTTCAACAATGTGACTACACCAGATACATCGATGAATCTTCCTGTCGATACCAGTATTCCGCCGCCAAATATGAATCCGCTAGGTGTTGCACAGCATCAGGAATCTCAACAAAGGCCACTGTTCACGCCTGGACTGGGAGCCTCCCACCCTCATTCACATTTAGGCCCGGGATCGGACAACATTTTTAACACCCAGTCCGATGCACCCATTATCGACGTATCGCAGATTGTTAGTCAACGTTtgaatgcaatgcgcc GATAATCTGGAAGCAGCCGTCG CAAGCATACTCTGCCCGATTTGCCATACGATTTCGGAGCACTCGAACCGGTCATTTGCCGTGAAATCATGGAG CTTCATCATCAGAAGCATCACAATGCGTATGTCACGAATCTGAACGCAGCTGAAGAACAGTTGCAGGATGCTGTGGCCAAAAAGGATGTCTCCAAGATCATTCAGCTTGGAAACGCGATCAAGTTTAACGGAGGTGGTCACATTAATCACTCGATCTTCTGGAAAAATCTATCTCCGGACCGTAGCGATCCGTCGGCTGATCTGCAGAAAGCACTGAATCGTGATTTCCAGAGTATGGAAAATTTCAAGAAGGAAATGAAAGCTGCTGCCGTAGCTGTGCAGGGATCTGGTTGGGCATGGTTGGGCTATAATAAGAAGACAAAGCTGCTTCAAATTGCCGCCTGTCCGAATCAGGATCCATTGGAAGCAACCACAG GTCTTGTCCCACTATTGGGCATCGATGTGTGGGAGCACGCTTACTATCTTCAGTACAAAAACCTAAGACCCAACTACGTCGATGCTGTATTTGATGTCGTCAACTGGAAGGATGTCTCTGAACGGTTGGCAAAGGCCCAATAA